The genomic interval TAGAGTCTGAACACCCACCTCTTCGGAGTGTAACCGTTGATCACGGTGAACCTCCTGTCCAAATTCgagcttcaccttacaaaattccaaaaccaaatgattcagaggcaaatttaagtagtattatccaacagaataatttctgtaatactaacttaaatacaatcGGAAAGCAGTtgactaggatagaaaaccAAATTCAGAAGTCAACTATTACTGTTCCATCAATTTCTCCTATTCCAACAAAATCagattctgacaaaaagcttaaggaacctattttcaaatcctttcaggtttcgaaaactagccaaaagcttgttcaagagtcaaaatcagattttgctaaagccattagagaacaattagatatgatagaagctgcttcttcctcatctagcaaagttcagatagcctttgatactcctcaatctagcaagattggagtattagaacaAGACCAAATGTCTATAGCCTCTTCTGATATAGAAGCCTTCAAAGAAGAACCTTCTACtcctaaagccaacaaaattcattgggaattagcccttCCCACTGTCAAGACTCCACCGGATCTAGCAATAGATAGTAGAccaagtgcattaaatcaatcccgatataatgcatcttcagtctatgagtggaatattgacGGCATGTCCGAATACAATAtcctaggattgttgcaacaaatgacAATGGCAGCCAATGGCTATAAAACCCAAGCAGGAACTTCTGATCGTGCTATATCAGAAATCCTCATTgccggttttactggtcaattaaaaggttggtgggatcatcttctcactaatcaGCAACAATTAGACATTCTAAATTCCATTCAAGTCGATGAAAATAGAGTCCCTattcttgatgagttcaataatccaattcaggatgctgttgcTACTCTAATTTTAACTATTTCCCTCAATTTCATTGGTGACCCTTCACACATTCGTGATAAAAAcgctgagttactacataatttaatatgtaggaaacttagtgaatttcaaagttacaaaatctcattttttacCAGACTATTTCTAagagatgatgcaaatcatataacttggaaagaaaaatttctcgCTGGATTACCTACTCTTCTAGGTGAAAAGGTAAGAAATTCTATTAAAGCCCTTTATGATAAccgtattccttatgatgagctcacctatggtgaactcgtcagttttgtcaataaagaaggattaaagatttgtcaagatttgaaattacagaaacgacttaagtgggagcttaagaagtctaaataagaattaggcggtttctgtaaacaattcaattatgacccctttaaaacttctatctccaaagattgtaatggcgAGTGTTCTACTAAACCCCGCAGGAGacattacaaatcaaaaaattcTAAGAAACCCTTCCGTAATTTTAGagaacttccttataagaaacctttgaggccttataagaaactcaaattctctaaaagaaaaaagtttagaGCCAAACCAAAGACCccttttaattacaaagaagctatatgtcataaatgtggcatgaaaggtcatactgTAAATTATTGCAGGATGAACAAAAAGCTTCATGAACTTGACCTCGATGAAGAGATCCTTTCCAAATTAGCCCCCCTTCTTGTCGAATCTTCTGATTTCGAATCTTCCATGTTGGGAGACAGTGATCCATATCAAGTTGATGAGCTTTTTGACTCAGATGACTCTGTATCTAGCAGTAGTGAGTTTGAATCtgattcatatttaaagaaaatcaatgttttgactaaagaccaagaaatttttcttgaacttgtaaagcatatttctgatctaaatcttcaaaaagaatatcttgataaatttttgaaaactttagattttaataaagccgagacttctaaagtcccaattgttaaacagaattcttatgatcttactcaaattttggataaaaagaaaacaaagaagacggttcctaatatccaagatcttcagaaagagataaaagaaatcaaatgtgaaatcagagatttaaaagaaaaacaaaaaagtgattctgatactatccaacttcttttacaaaaacaattgcaggataattcagacaatgaatctaatcctgatgatggtgatgatattaaagtagaaaatattgagtcagtacccaatgattttctatttattttaaagcaaatcaccacaagaaagtatttggttaaagtcactttaatattttctgatgattttgcaatggacgtcattgccctttttgatactggcgccgatttaaattgcattagagaagacatcgtccccaaaagatttcatgaaaaaacaaaagaaagactttctgccgctaataattcaaaactgaATGTCAGTTCCAAGGTTGAAGCCTCAATCCataataatggttttgattttaaaacttcttttgtcctcacaaatgatattcatcatgccatcattttgggaactccttttataaatcttataactccatatactgtcaattatgatagtatatccttcaaagcaaaaaccaagaaacttgttttcccttttattgaaaaacctaaaacaaggaatttgaatattattaaagCCTGTTCTGTTTATCAAAACAGAATAAATAACCTACTTAAATCAAAATAGTGTGATCTAATGTTtttacaaaaggatttaaacttacaaagaattgaaagccAATTACAAAGtgatttcattaaaagaaaggtttctgatttcaaaactctcattgaaaaagaaatttgtgctGATCTACCTTCTGCTTTTTGGGACAGAAAACAACACATGGTAGATCTACCTTATGAaacttcttttaatgaaagacaaatCCCCACTAAAGCACGTCCAATCCAGatgaacatggaattggaacaacattgcaaaaatgaaatcaaagatttagAGTCAAAAGAACTCATTGTTAAGTCAAGGTCCCCATGAtcttgtgccgctttttatgttaataaaaattctgaaattgaaagaggcacTCCTAGATTAGTTATAAACTACAAACCTCTTAATAACGCTCTAAAATTGATTAGGTAtccaatacctaataaaaaggatttacTCCAAAAACTATGTTctgctcttattttttcaaaattcgacatgaaatctggtttttggcaaattcaaattcatcctaACGACCGttacaaaactgcttttactgttccatttggacagtatgagtggactgttatgccctttggtttaaagaatgcaccctcagaatttcaaagaattatgaatgatatttataatccttattctgatttttgcattgtttacattgacgatgtattgatattttcaaattctatcaatcaacatttcaaacatttaaagactttttattttgccaCCAGAAAGGCTGGATTGGCAATTTCCAGTTCTaaagtttctttatttcaaacaaaagtcagaTTCCTTGGTCATCATATTTCTAAAGGAACAATCACTCCAATCGAGAGATCTCTTTTGTTTGTTGATAAATTTCctgataaaattcttgacaaaacccaattacaaagatttcttggaagtttaaattatgttcttgatttctgtccTAACATtaataggatgtctaaacccttgcatgatagattaaagaaaaaacctaTTCCTTGGACAGATGAACATACCAAGGTTGTAAAGCTTATAAAGAATTCTGTGAAAAGCATCCCATGTTTATATCTTGCTAATCCTACATTAcctaaaattattgaaattgatgcatctgatttaggttatggaggcatattaaagcaaaaagaaaatgataaagaacagatagtacaatatgtttctgcacattggaatgattgccagaaaaattattctactatcaaaaaagaaatcatttccattgttttatgcattacaaaatttcaaagtgatttattaaatcaaaaatttctacttaggattgattgcaaagctgcaaaacatgttttggaaaaagatgttcaaaatattgcatcaaaacagatttttgcacgatggcaagccattttaagtgtttttgattttgatattgaatatattaaaggtgatacaaattttattcctgattttctaactcggaaatttcttcaaaacagataatgccgccaaagaagaaagacaaagGTAAAGCTGTTCTTAAAGATTCTGAATCTAGAGCAACCTCTAAAGAACCCCAAGCTACCCCTTCTAAAGACAAATTACTTTCCTCAGCCATGCCTATTAAATCTTGGAtagaaatggttgaagaacatggtgcCCATTACAAAACCACTTCTTCTGATGACCAAGTAAAAcaatggatgagttccattacaaaGTCTCCTGAGCTTATGCTCGCCTTACAAAACCTTTCCCAAAGCCagattttctcaaaagaagaaaaagaaaaccctaTCTCCAAAGAAATCTCAAAACCCTCTTCTCAAAATGTGATTGTCTCTAGTGAAAGCTcttcttcccaaattgtgctttcCCAACCatcaccttcaaagaaaacctccgattggtttgataaaacccattttcaaaatattctttctttagaagatggattttaccatgCTGATCATTTCCAAGCAATTTCAAAGTATTTCCCTAAGGGCTGGTTTTTtaaaccatgggatttaacaaaaccccagtcctattatcaaagcattttagaaATCACTGATTCAGTTAagttcaaacatttctttttcagtaaaTCTCATTCAGAACCAGCCTATTCCACGGCtactattttaaaagttttgagcCCAAACCAATGGGGTGACCTActccataattttaaaactttccctttaaattttcaaatacgTTTACCTCATTGTCGGATTTATTCCTACTGAGATTACCAACAAGCCTGGTATAACaccttttttatccaaaatcccaaaaaatcctattcttggttatttttctttaacccaaaaataacCGTCCAAAGCCTTCCAAACTGGTTCCATCATTGGTGGAATACTTTTGGCCCAATACCACAAATTTTAACCCCGAATGCCACCCATTGTTTAAACTTCTTCAAAGCCCACTATACTCCTTCTGATTCCGAGAAAATGTTTCCCatctttctctgtttctgtacaaatttcttccttccATGGGTATGGATGTGGAACCTTAGGCTTCATACCCAAGATTCCCAACTCATCAttcaaagaacctttaaagtaaaatggtggTCCAAATTTGACGAACAGTCAAAATTGACTGAAAATTTGGTCCGAGATTGGCTCTCTGCCAAAGGCCTTCTTCAACCCACCATAACTCATTCCAAAGCCCAACAAACCTTTTTGACCCAAAAGTCCAAAGCCCAATCACTATTGACAGGTGCCAAAACAGAAGAAGAATACTTCAAAGCCATGGAACAGCTCCTCGCCTCCCGGTCAAAGTCATCAGTGGCTGACACCTCTGAATacgaagatgaagatgaagatgaagagccATTCATTTCTCTTGgagaggaaaatgaagatgattgttttggaattttttctcctttaaagcattgtaaataactatttagttatttacttaaaaaaaaaatttctgtaTATTCGGGTGGTCCTCtagacacaagtgagagcgcacgtgtctcttcacccgtatcgtatttcaatttttttacaaagaaTCGACTATTCAAAGATACGATCCAaatgttactgtgcacttaaagcTCCGCTACAGTGAATAGTGCAGATTTCCAGagtttactgtgcacttaaaatcccactacagtgaacagtttaaagatCTTTGTATAAAAACCGAGAGAAAGACTcagactcctcaggtttttcatttctaagtTTAgaacttctctctcttcttctctcccttctctctaaaattctctctctccctctctctctggGAATAGGAATCTGGAATCCGAAgacaaaaatgaatttctcctgtcttcagattaatttcccattatttccctttcttctctACAAAGAAAACCAACCGATGTAAGCATTTCATTCCAGTTTcattaaagcatttgtaattttatttaaagcaaTTTACTTTCCgcaatttaaatttctgcaatttaattttatgtaacatttaaatttccgcaatttacatttaaagcatttaaatttcagtcttttaaagtttttatgcATGCTctgcagactgatctgtatcagatctgccatataaattGTACGTTCATAAAAGCTTTAAAAgactgaaatttaaatgctttaaatgtaaattgcggaaatttaaatgttacataaaattaaatcgcagaaatttaaattgcGGAAAGTAAAttgctttaaataaaattacaaatgctttaatgAAACTGGAATGAAATGCTTACATCGGTTGGTTTTCTTTGTagagaagaaaggaaaataatgggaaattaatctgaagacaagagaaattcatttttgtcTTCGGATTCCAGATTCCTATtcccagagagagagagagagagagagaattttagagagaagggagagaagagagagaagttccaagatattataataaataaccaaatttatttattgtaaatgaCCTTTTCTGTGAGTTCCCATTACCAAGGAAGAGAGAGATTGCCGCAACTATCCAACTTTGAATAATTGAAGCAATACTACTGTAACTAGACTTTATTAGTTAAATGTAACTGAAgatgtaaatttaaaatttgttgaatAGAGTGACAAAAACTGGTGGTTAAATTaagttctaaattaaaaaagaaatttggtaAATTCCAATCACTCCCTTATACAGTAGATACATGGAAGCAGGAAgggtttaaaaagaaaaaaaaactgctttgatcaataaattaattcaaattcattgaACGTCTATGTCACGTTGAAATGAATACATAATTTGTGGTCGAAATTGATAATTCCGCAATCACAATCGAATTATTTCAACAACAGTAAATGTTTCTTGATCATGGAAGTTGATTGATTCAATAGGTTGTCACCAACTTGAAAGCAGTCTTCAACAAGAACATGAATGAAACCATGACCATCTCTATATGATATCTTCATAAAAGTGCTTCTTGAAAGCTTCCATATGACATACTTGCAAACACAAAGCAACAATCAATCCTCCTTCTTCATTTGGATTTGGCAAAATCAATGAATCCCCATCAAAATCATGAGTCCCTGGGCCCATATGAATCTCTTTCCCCCATCCAAAATCAAGTCCATAGATTGGCAAAGTCAACCAACTCACCACCCCAAGATTAGGGTTTCCATAAAATGGCCCTTCATCTCCCCCTAATGCATGCAAATCTTGAAACTTAGTCAAGTCTGGCTGATTCTTCAAATACTCAATCCCAGATCTCACATACTCCTCGGTCACCGACACGATCGCCCTCCGTATTTTGCTCGACGCGTATCCCAACGGCTTTGACACTAGCTCTCCGGACCGGCTAAGGGCGATCACATCAAGAGTTGCGTTCCCGAAGTACCCTAGTGGCAAAGGTGGCTGCATGCGGCTACGTGAATCAACACAAACACCCAATGCAGTTGTCTGCTCGGCTTTATGCCCACGTGCCTTGCATGCACATCGCCACAAATGTCCCGTCACCGTCTCATACCGGCTAAACGGACGTCCGATATCGTTACAGTGACCTTCATTTGCCATGTTCTTAAGCTTCTTCACTTGGATTTCGCTTAGCTTTAACATGGACACAGTGGTCATCTTCTTTCGCTCTTCAATGTTATCCGTTTGCCCGATCAAGAGCGGAGGATGATCAAACTCCGCATGATCAAGCAAAGGATAGGAGACCGGAGGCTCTCCGGCCTGTAAAACTTTCCGGTCAAGAAACGGTGGCAACCCCAACGGCTCGCGTCGGGCGATCCTGGCCCActcaaagataaaatgaaGTGCACTGGGACCATCTGCGACTGCATGGGATATAGTAAAGCTTAGGCTAATTCCTCCACATTGAAACCTCGTTAATTGCACGAGAACCAAAGGGAGTTCTTGAATTGGGAGAGTATAATCAACGGCGGGTACAAGATAATTATACTCCGGACGCGGCGAAAGATCACCTAAATCTTGGAGTTTAGCCCTAGACTCAGCCTCGACGAGCTCGACACCAGCGGCATTGCACTCGAGCTCGAGACGGCCGCGGCCTATCCATCGTAGCCGGCCGGCAAGGGGGTAAAAATGAACCAAGGCAAAGCTGAGTGAGTCTTTCAGGGtcttgaatactttgtcagaTGGATTGAGCCAGTTTTCTGAAGGCTGCTGATAGAAATAAATCGTGGGTATGTGAGTAATGGTGCCAATTTGATCCAATTCTGATAAAGGTAAAATGCCATTGTATGTTGGCTCTGCTGGCTTGACTGTGCAACGATTCTTGAA from Citrus sinensis cultivar Valencia sweet orange chromosome 9, DVS_A1.0, whole genome shotgun sequence carries:
- the LOC102619195 gene encoding spermidine hydroxycinnamoyl transferase, giving the protein MAAVSFKNRCTVKPAEPTYNGILPLSELDQIGTITHIPTIYFYQQPSENWLNPSDKVFKTLKDSLSFALVHFYPLAGRLRWIGRGRLELECNAAGVELVEAESRAKLQDLGDLSPRPEYNYLVPAVDYTLPIQELPLVLVQLTRFQCGGISLSFTISHAVADGPSALHFIFEWARIARREPLGLPPFLDRKVLQAGEPPVSYPLLDHAEFDHPPLLIGQTDNIEERKKMTTVSMLKLSEIQVKKLKNMANEGHCNDIGRPFSRYETVTGHLWRCACKARGHKAEQTTALGVCVDSRSRMQPPLPLGYFGNATLDVIALSRSGELVSKPLGYASSKIRRAIVSVTEEYVRSGIEYLKNQPDLTKFQDLHALGGDEGPFYGNPNLGVVSWLTLPIYGLDFGWGKEIHMGPGTHDFDGDSLILPNPNEEGGLIVALCLQVCHMEAFKKHFYEDII